The nucleotide sequence CACCATCATGTCGGTTCGGCACCTTCTATCAATCCATCACTTTTGGATGGGAGACATGCCTATGCTGGGGATTCCATGGAGCAACCTGCTTTTCATCCTGGATCTCTTGGAAATATGGGGCTTTCTGCAATTCCACAGTTGAAATCACTAGAACTTGCTTCTCGTAACATCTTTTCACCTTCCAGTGGCAACTGTCTGGATCCTTGTCTTTCTCCTGCACACATCAGGATTCCTTCCCCTCAGCAAAGGGGCCACATGTTCCATGGAAGAAATCCCATGTTCCCTGTTACTGGTCCATTTGATGGTTCTACTGACCGGATAAGGAGCCGAAGAAATGACACAAATGTGAATCAGTGTGATAACAAAAAGCAGTATGAACTTGATATTGAACGCATTATACGTGGTGAAGACTCTCGAACGACACTTATGATAAAGAACATCCCTAACAAGTATGCTGAATTCTTGACCTTTATCTACATCATCCTTCTTTTTGTCTATGTGGATGCAACGTATGCACTTGTTATTGTTTCCCTTTGAACAGTTCTTCCTGGTTTATTTAGGTACACATCTAAGATGCTCTTGGCTGCTATTGATGAAAACCATCGAGGAACTTATGACTTCATCTATTTGCCAATAGATTTTAAGGTACCTACAGTATCCTTTGTATAACTTGCTATTGATGTGCATACCTGTGTCTGTTATTGACCATCTAATTGGTTGCGTTCACCCTTTCACTTTTCAGAACAAATGCAACGTTGGCTATGCATTTATAAACATGATCAACCCGCAACATATTATTCCTTTCTATCAGGTTTGATACATCTCACTGACTTTAAGCCACTGAAAGTCTGCCAGTTCCATCCAATATATATGagcaatgtatatatatatatatatatatatatatatatatatatatatatatatatatatatatatatatatatatatatacaacctcAACATGTTGAAAGATTTTCCTGTAATGTAGCTTCATATCTAAGTTTCTACCTACTAGTTTGTAATTTTTATCATAGATACAAgttttttctttctgttttaaTTTTAGCTTCGTTTATCATCATTCTGTTTAGCTAGGTTGTTGTACTAGCAAATAATTTTTCACATTTGAAGTTGCGAGATGCTAAAATGTTGGCTTTTCTGCAGTCATTTAATGGTAAGAAATGGGAGAAGTTTAACAGTGAAAAGGTGGCATCACTTGCATATGCTCGAATCCAAGGGAAAACAGCTCTTATTGCTCATTTCCAGAACTCAAGTCTGATGAATGAAGATAAGCGTTGCCGTCCTATCCTCTTCCATACAGATGGTCCTAATGCTGGGGATCAGGTATGAGGCACATGTACTACAATTTTTATTGTTCTGATTGCTTTATTGTCTTGTGCTCCTGATTTCTGGTAGTTCATCCAGCAACTTTAATTGTTGGTTTTTGTTGACAAAATAGTATCACTAATAAAATATGCTGATTACAAGATCCCTTCCACTGTCACCGTGTCACATTCTTTTTCTATACCAGGATTAACATATTACAACATTCATATTTCTATTCTGTATGGCTTAAAAATCCAATATCTTATATATATCCTGGAGTTAGTTTAAGTAGTGACAAGCCAAGATTGTGCTTAGAGGTGGTGACAATGATATCTATATGATTACAATAAGCTTAGGTCTCAAGAATTGTATGAAATATTATTTCTTTTTGGTATTTCCATATATATTAGGtactaaaatatatataaataattatccATAAGAAGGGAAGTCTTTAACAAGAAATGTCAAAAACAAATACATTCTTGTGCGAACTTTAGAAAAATATATTCAGTGACATTTTATCTCTTTGAGTTATTAAAACCTATCATGGTATTTTTTTGAAGGATCTTTTGGAGTTTTAAGCATAACATATCTAATAGGAGCTCCTTAACTAAACATTGAGATTGTAGTTGTAAGACTGACATGAAACCTTTTGAACTGTGAGATACATCCTATAATAATGTTGTATTCTTCCACTTTGTTAAGCAGGTGTGATCTTGTGACCGATCTGATTGAGAAAGCCAAAAGAACATGTACCATATGCAAACtttcttaataaattaattagattTTTCATTCAAGAATGTTAGATGCCTTTATTTTTTGTTGACTCTCAAGTGAAGTTGAAGCGACAGTGATTTGAAGTTTGCTAAATTTTCTCATTGGAAAGTGTAGAAGGAAATATAAGCTGATATTTAGTAGTTAAAACAGCAACGTAGCAGTGAACACATCATCTATCCTCATCTTCCAATCATTATTAAATGTGAAGATCTGAGCTAGAATTTGACGTATTTGGAAATAAACTGCAGTTCACAAAGTATGCGCTATGCAGTTGGCCATTGTTCCAAGAACTTAATATCATCTATTTTGAAATATATGGTGATAATTTGCCGTCAAAAACTTTCATTATTAGCTGGCCTTATGATTGTCTAGTCACCATGCGTCTTAATTAGAATGTCAGATAGGAGACCCTTTTGCTGCATGCTGAACTCCATACCTATCTTAGGTTTGTTCCACACATTATGCCTATTGCACCAAATTCTTTCTATATCATATATCCTCTTCACGTTTGAATTTGGTAGTTGATGATCATGCTGTAGGTCTGCGTCTACCATATCATTGAGTAGTTATTATTTTCTATCGGTAGTTACTTGGAGTTTTCAAGTGTTTAATTTTTCGATTGTAGGAGCCCTTTCCTGTGGGCACTAATGTCAGGTCAAGGAGCAGATCAAGGACTGTCAGTGGTGGTGAAGAGAATCATCAGGGAGGTATCTCCGCCTATGCAAATGGAGAAGCTTCTTGTGATGCAGTGGGTTACCCTCCAGCTTCTACAAAGGATTCAGATCGACACAGGCCAATTTTTCTAGGTGAGGCCGACTTTGGGGCCAAACTTGAAGCATGATCCTCTGTCTCTCATGTCTTGAAATATCCGGAGTCGAATGATTACTTCTGCAATATGGTGGGTTGTGGTTGGTTGCTTTACCGAACGCGGAAGGGGCTTTCAATTTTCTTGGGTTATTTACTCAGCTGAGGTCAAAAATGTGAAAGGAGGTGGGAGAGGCTTAAGATTTTGGATTGCCGtatgaggaaaaaaaaacaaTGTACAGAAGAAATCTCAAGAGTGGGGAAAATAGGATTTTTCTCTTGCGGTTGCGGAAGGCCTTCTTCGtatttttctctcctttcttttttttttctttcctttattattattattattattattattgctttTGCTTGTGAGTCTAGAGCCCATTCATGTACAGGGTTCTTCTTTGTTTCCTGTTGGAGCTGCATTGCGTGTGTTGAACCATCTGCATAGCTCCTCAGAATCTGTTATATCTTCCATACAGATCTGTATAGCATGAATTTTGGAGTGTTTTTGAATCTTTTTGTCTTGTTCTTCTGCAATTTTTCTCTCAGTTGTTTCGCCTGCACTTCAGTTTTTTTTGTTTCTGCAGCACCCATGATTAAGCGACCAGTGAGAAGAGATGAGCGCAGCACAGTTCTTTGCCAAATAGCAGGTGGCCACGGTCTGATGGGCCGCCTTGGTATGCTTTAAGATCGGTGTCAAAGGGACCCGTGATAAGAGATGTGAGCGTCGCACAGTTCTTGCCAAATATCAGTTGGCCAGGGTATGATGGGCCTTAGGATGCTTTAAGATCGGTGTCAAGACCCttgagaagacatgatttctcgaACGCTCGTCTTCTGCGGATTCGCTAGCTTCAATTATGTAATATATTGTTGTCGTTGAGTTACGAGAGAATGCACACCCGAGATGACGAAGATAGACCGCAGAGAGAGAGCGTGCGTCACTCGTGCAAAATAAACCGCAACGTGAACCGGAATAAGGAGTGTGCCCGATAATCCAAAGCGAACCGAACCAAACCGCGACGGATCACCGACGAGGAGAATAAAGAGGGCATGTCCTGCTGctgagaaagaaaggaagagtGGCAGAGGCTTCCACGAAGACAACGCGAACGAAGACCGAGGAGATGCGGAGGAATCACTCGCTTCTCCTCCATCTATtctggaaggaaggaaggaatccCATTTCCTCTTCCCATGGCCGCTTCCTTCTCTCCTCGGCGCCCGAATCCCACGGCGCTTCTTCTCTCTCTGGCCGCCTCCCCCGTCCGTGGCGATCGGAAGCCAACCCTCTCCCCTCCGGCCTCGCCACCCGTCATCTCTTCTCCCGGCCATCGCAGGCGGCGACGAGAGCCCATTTCTGCGCCGTGCCTGCGGTCGGCCTCAAGGGTCTCGTCCTTGACGGGGTCCGCGCTCTCAAGATCTCTTTCCAGCGGCGGTCCGGGTTTGATCCCAAACGACTCATCTCTTCGCATGGATTCCCTCTCTGGTAACTACATTCGATTCTTCCGAAGAAATTTTGGCTTGTTTTTTTGCTGACAATTGTACGCGGCGATGGTCCCACAGCTGTTTGTTATAATCGATCAATGATCCTCATCCTCCGTAGGAACTAAGGTAGCCATTGAAATTGATTTGTTCTGAAAAGAAATCGAAGATATCTCGATTCGAATTTAAGGTTTtatggactttttttttttccttttatttcataCATAGGATTTCTGAGCTTAAGCTGCCAAGTCGTATGTGCAAACTTTTGATTTGTTAGGACATGCACAAGCTTTCTGTTTCCTTATCGCAGGAGAAAATTGATGCCGTTAGCAAATGGAGACGGAGTGGTCTTTGGTTTGATTGGAGCTAATGTTGCTGTTTTCTTATTATGGCGGATTGCTGATCCTGCATTCATGAGGAAACACTTTATGGTATTAACTTTGCAGGAAGTGTTATTGCTTGTTGCTATTTCTATCGTGAATCAACCTATATTCCTGTTAGAACTAACAGGACTGCAGCCTTAATCTTGGCACTGTAGGTGTTTTGTTGCTTTCATGCTACCTGATGACAAATATGGGAATTTAATTTTGTTAGTCTGGTATCCATTGAGCAGATTTCACTTGACAATTTTAAAAGTGGCCGCTTGCACACTTTGATTACGAGCGCATTTAGTCATTCTAATACCAGCCATCTTGTGACAAATATGATCGGCCTTTACTTCTTCGGATCAAGTGTAAGATCTGTTACATGAAATTTCATTTTTGGTTTTCAAATTTCAATGGTTTATCATAAATGAATGTTGTTTGGTTGTATTTATCCTTGAGTGCTTCGAAACTTGAGTTGACGTAAATTACCGAGGGGTTAGTTTTAGTAACATAGTTATCTGCAGACAATGGAGGAAAATTCACTTGCAGATATTTGGAGATGGTAGTCATGCATTTCGAACTTGAGAATGTTAACCTATGTGTGTGCCTATTGAATATATTAGAAATTATTGCAGAAAATTTGGTTAAGAGTCTCAAGGTCGTCCGTCTCTTGTACAATGAGATAGTAAACCGAATTATGAATTGAAGATACATTTACGGGAAAAACATATTAAGTGGATAGAAGAACAATTACATGATGGGCAGCTATCGGAATTCAGAAGAATAGGTGAGTATGACAGTTTTAGAATCATGAGTTGTGGTCCGAGGCTGAACATTCATTATTTCTGAACATTATCACTTGCATGGAAATAGGGATGGACTTGGGTGTTAAGTGTTGGTATTGATGGAATTAAATGAGCTACAAATGTGGTATTGAaaacacaaatatatatacatggtaAATGTCGAAAGGGTGTGACTCTTGGAAAAGGTCTTCTCCTTAATTATTTTCAGGCAATCTTAAGAGTAAGGTTACTGTAGAATACATGAAAGATCATTTGTttgttgaaaataaaaaattctctaGTCAAGgctattaattatttaatttagaGCACTCTTAGAATAGTTCTGTTTTAAACCTTATTCATTATTGTATTTTAGTTACATAAGCACaaccatatgatttctactattTCATGGACGTGATTCCTGATAGATGAATTACAAGTTCTTTAATATTTGCAATCTTGACATCCTGTTTGTTCTTACTTTTGTCAAAGCATGTTTTGTAAGGGTAACAGTTGTACCTAAAGTTTCTTGTGCATTGCAGTTCTAACAGTATTGAGATATATTGACTAATTTATCAGAAACTAATCGTGGCAAACAGATTGGCAACCTATTTGGTCCTGATTTTTTGCTGAAATTGTACTTAGCTGGTGCATTAGGTGGATCAATTTTCTACTTGGTGCACAAGGCATTTATGGTTCCGTCTTCAAAGGTAACagacataactactgctattttgaGATCAAGCATCATATTTTCCTTCAGAAATATAAGTTCTCACTGATGCTTcgattttcttttttatcatttcCCTATCAATTAAATAACCTTATGTAATTTGGATCTCCATCTTGATATCTTTAGGGTTATCGAGGATGGGATGAATCAAGAATTCCTGCACTGGTATGTTTTGTCTCTAGCCATGTCATTCAGGATGCATATGCACACATATGTAGCTACTCATATTTCATATCTTTATTCATTGTTTCTAAACacaaacatatacatataaaagATAAATGTGATATTACTTTCTCAACTACTATACCACAGATCTCCTCCCACTATAGATGctccattatttatcaaaaatgatcTTCCTTAGTCTTACTTTATCCATGAAGGTAAATAGAGAAGTATGTCAATTAAGAGGAAGTATCGCACTTCCTCCTTAATCATCCATATGCATCTGAACAATGCCAAATGCCGGTATGCTTTACCAGACTCGTTAACATAGCTTTAGCATATCTGTTTGTATATTTCCAGTTCCACTTCTGTGTGATCACTCAATACTAAGCTACTTATGCCCTgtccttttcttcattttcatttaaTACAAAAAATTCTACTTCTCTTTATATTTATTCTAAATCTTATGCCACCATGTCATGCAGGGTGCAAGTGCTGCCGTAAATGCCATAATTCTTCTTAATGTGTTTCTTTTCCCAAAAAATATATACTATATCAACTTCATTATACCTGTGCCTGCAGTATTAATGGTAAGTTTGTGCTCTTTGATTTTTAAGAAAACATTGTGTTACATGTCCATAACTTAGCCTCTGCTATGTCGTTACAGGGAGCATTCTTGATTGGAACTGATTTGTGGAGGATTAAGCAGGTATGTCGAATGTAAAAACTCAGCCTTAGAGCTTATATTTTTCTGCATTCATAACAATAGGAGCACAAATACTCTAAAACCACTGAATGGATTGCTAGGCTGTGAAAGTCCCCCCTCGCGGAGTGAGTCATTTTCCGTCATAGGTTCTGCCTCGTCACTTCTTGCCAACCTTCTCTAATCTTTAGCTGCTTTGTGATCTGACATTGCTTTTGATTTTATACAATGGAATACAATTCAGTTATTTAGTAACAAGTTGGTAGTTCGATCTAACGCATAACGTTTGCTTTGACGGGCTACTCTAGTCACTTCTGTTGACTTGTTGAGACCTGTGTTGGTTGCAGAGGATCTCACTATCTTCCCTTCTGTTTACTTCTTGCCAACGTGTGCTTGATAGAATCTAATGTGCTCTAAAAGTGGCCATTTTTCATATGTATATTTGTGGTGTTTCCGTCTGGCTTTTAAGTTTTTTATCCACCCATGAGGAatttgctttcttttcttttcttgtatcAGCAGCTTTCACGTCGAGCAGCACAATTTCTCTTCATTTGCCTTAAATTACTCGACTCGCTTTTATAAGTTCATCCAGTAGGCTTGCGACGATAAACTTGTTTTCGAAAAACCAAGAACTTGGCTTTATTATTTAGGCTGATCATGGTGTGATTAATctctttttatcttctcattcctCAGGGCGAGGGACACATTTCAGGTTCAGCACATTTAGGTGGGGCCGTAGTCGCTGCCCTGGTGTGGGCCGGAATCAAGAAGCGCTGGATCTGATCAAGCAGGCAATCATTAGACACATATGTTCATCACAGGGGTATGGAATTAAGTAGCAATGAGCACTGTGATCATACATTGTTCTTGCGATGcctctcctgcatgcagcgaacaACATAGTACTCTTAAAAAGTTCAATGTTACAGATTATCGTAGTAAGTAGATCAGTCAACTGACGTCATCTTTCCTGTTGCTTTTCCATTATTTTTCTCCTTCGATACCGCCAAAGAAATAGCAACTTGTTCTCATGCGTGTTTGCTCACAGAATTTAGCTCGTCTCCTTCCATCTAATTGAGTTTGCAGGAGATCGAGTTGGAGGATCTATTCGTATGATGCTATACGACACATGAGCTTGTATTAGCCTTCATCCGTCCATCTCATTAAATTTGTGCATTAGAAACATGACTGTTCTTTGGTATCGAGGCATCTAAATATCGAATCGGAACATCTAAAGAAGCCCACAGTGGATCCCAAAATCTCAGAAGCGGACGGCGAGGATTTCTTGGGTGCTTCGCTTCTCGACTTGCGACGCAAGGCAGGCAGCGGCAAAGGCGGTGGCTCTTCACTACCACTTGTGTCACGACTCAGGTCGGTCCCCCGTCCCTGAGGAGGTGGAGGCCCTCTGCGTCGACTTGTCTCACGAGTTAGGTCGGTCCCGAGGCCAACCATAAGTGGGTCGGTGGAAGGCGAGGAGGGAAGCGCGGAAGAGACAGAGGAATCCATGGAAGACCTGTTCCGGAAGGTGTATCGTGGCGACCCCGGGGTGCCCCACTCTGATCCGGACCGCTACCTCCATTCATGTTTGGGCTCCTTCGCCTTCGCCGCCGTCTCCTGGTGCACCTCTCGCACCGCCGACCTCTCCCGGCGCTTCAAGTacgtcgtctctctctctctctctctctctctctctctctctctctctctctctctctctctctctctgtggttcACTATGTATCTTCGCCCTTAGGGTTTCTCTCTTTTCGCTTCCCCATCTTTGTTGACGTTGGTATATCATTTCTTGCCTTCTTAGGTAGGTTTATATTCCCTTTTCGGTCCCTCTTTTCCGGCTTCATATGATCTCAGTAGCTTCAGCCTTGGGTAGGAAGGGAAGGAGGAGGAACCGGAGGGTGGCATCCTTAAAGGCTGCGTCTTGGGACATCTATGATGTTCCATGGCCTTTGATATCAATCAGAGTAGGTCTTTTTGGTGCTACCTTTACCTGCATCGTTCTGCAAGATGTATTAGGAAATCATGAGTGTTGCCTGTCGAGGCTTTGCTTATTGCTTGATAGTTTAAAACTATTTACGATGTCTTTCGGTGAGATGTTTCTAAAGGATCTATCTGACGTTGAAATCAAGATGCAATTTTGGTCGTGTAATTATATTTTACTTGTGTTGCATAAAATGCTTGTTGAATCGAAGGTTGGACCTTTGAACATCCATAATATTTGATAGCCCTTGACCTTGATCAAATTTGTTTTAGTGCTGTCTCGTACAATGAGCTTTGCTATAGTTTCCATTATTCCTTGTCAGTGTATAAGGGATGTGAATGTTGAGGAAGAAAAAAATAACAACTTTAAAGAAACTATTTGCAGTTTTTTTATGGCTTGCTTCTCACGTAGATGGTTCTTAGTAAGTAACAAAAGATGGGACAACCTTTTGCTAGGTGACAAAAGAGTTTAATCCTTGATAAGCATTATTGTTGCCATCTTATTGGTGAAATTTTGGTAACATCTGTTGCGTTTGTGATTAAGGCAAAGGATTGATCTCGGAAAGGGTCACCTTTACAGAGGTTTTAAAAAATGACCCCATAAAAGATAATGGTCACATGCAATTTGGTGGATGTAAAATCAGAAGTCTTCGTGATATGTGTAATCAGGAGACATATATTTGGTTGGATGTTGGTGGTTTGGAGTTCAACAAGTAAATTTATAGATATTATCTATAGTGGAATATCATCCGTCTAAGGAAAACGATGAAGTACGAAAGCAGGAGTGAGAACTGCATACAGTTGTAGTTTGTCTAGCTAGTGTTGTGGGTTTTGTTGCATTTTGT is from Musa acuminata AAA Group cultivar baxijiao chromosome BXJ1-6, Cavendish_Baxijiao_AAA, whole genome shotgun sequence and encodes:
- the LOC135676112 gene encoding RHOMBOID-like protein 12, mitochondrial, producing the protein MRRNHSLLLHLFWKEGRNPISSSHGRFLLSSAPESHGASSLSGRLPRPWRSEANPLPSGLATRHLFSRPSQAATRAHFCAVPAVGLKGLVLDGVRALKISFQRRSGFDPKRLISSHGFPLWRKLMPLANGDGVVFGLIGANVAVFLLWRIADPAFMRKHFMISLDNFKSGRLHTLITSAFSHSNTSHLVTNMIGLYFFGSSIGNLFGPDFLLKLYLAGALGGSIFYLVHKAFMVPSSKGYRGWDESRIPALGASAAVNAIILLNVFLFPKNIYYINFIIPVPAVLMGAFLIGTDLWRIKQGEGHISGSAHLGGAVVAALVWAGIKKRWI